CCTGATCAGTCTTTATGTGGAAGGCTTTTAGAGACTGATAGAAATCTTGTCCAGGGACGAGCCATGGTGATACGTATCCGAGTACGCTCTGCAACATGGCTGAAATCAGGCATTTCAATTTACATCCCAATAATTCTGTTTATACAAAGCACACATCAGAAAAtagtgtattttataataaaaaaaaaaaaaatcacagctttAAACGAAATCTATGGCAATGCAAAGAATTTAAATTGTGTTCTTATGAAATATTCTGACATTTCTGCAACAAATGAACACTGCATTGATGGATCTAAAATGTCGGTTTGACTCAGTTTGGGATTGCTGCAACAGACTTCGATGTCTGTATGTGTTCCCCATTTATATATCCATTAGTGGAATGTGTTCTGTAATAATCTCGTCATTTGGCAATCACGTACATCGTTAAATGGTAATCGGAGAGAAAAGACCCAAAGCCCATCAAGTTCATTTTATAAATCTCGCTTTCTGCTGCTGACACAAAACGAGGTGAAACAACTAAATTGAAGCAATTTCTGATAGTGCCAACAAAAAGTGAAAACAAATCCCCTTAAATCCATGGCTATTGCTCATTGGATCAAGACGCTGTTTGccgtatatccttgaatattctgtttttctcAGAATACACTCAGACCTTTTTCATTACATACAGAATCTGACCCTACAGCCGCTTTAAGCATAGAATTCTGCATTGTTATTCTTACTGTAAGGCACATGTTCCATCGCTGTTGGTGAATTGTACATTCCTATATGTGATATGCAGACCATGCATTGGGAATCCCAGTGAGACTATAATTGACAGAATGCTCCGCCGAACAGTCTTTACTCTTTAGTGCCCAATATGggcttattttatttttgttttcacagtttttttttttatatcaaagcAGCATTGAAAGATATGGCATTAATATAACAATAATCCGTCCACACAGCCAACATTCAGAGCTCACAGAATACGGCACTTTGTATGAAGTGACCGACTCCTCTTATTAAAAATAGTCATCATTAATATTACTTAAAAGGCTGTATTGTGAAATTTTCACCTGGCCACCTCATGTTATAACTTGTAACACAAGCTAATCCATCCCTTTGTGAGTTTGTAATTAAGTTGTCGGTGTGTTTTGACAGTTGACAAGTAGTCCGTTTTTCATTGCCTTTCACCAACTATCTCCAAGTATTAGTCATTGCAGGAGACTCTACCTAAGATCTTCTCCTTATCTTGTACCTGTGGACAGAAAACCTTTTAAAATGTTCTATCATTAGGGGCTAAACCAGAAACACATTCTCGGTGTCCCATGGACACCGTGACAAGTTTCTTCCATAAACAGTGTGATGTTAAATGAGGTTGAGAACAGACACAAACCCGTCACATTATCAACCAGTGCCCCAACTTGAGTCCTTCATTTCCTCCCAAGAGATCTCTTCTGGGCTTAACGGTGACTGCGACCAGTTCCCGACATCCACCTATATCGGTTTATATACTCTGTGCTTGTACAGATTCTACTTCTTCCGCCATGATGGGAAGATTGTGCAAGTTAACCCATCTATGTTTGGAGGGTGCACCAGTATTCCATAAAGAGAGttctagattttaaaaaatagttaTATAGTTTGGCATTCTGGTGtaatttgattggttattttgtagtAGATGTTTGtatttagtggttatggttgcaGCCGTTATTAAAGCCGCTCGATTATATTTCACCCTGGGCCCCAAAGGAACTTACGAGTccagaaaattgaaaaaatgagCAGCAGACTGACCACAAGCATCGTCGTCATCAGATACAAAAATATGCGAAACTGTGGGTTGTGTAAGCATTGGCGATACGTGCCCTCGCTAGGTATGGTGGGAAGGGGTGTTTGGACCTGGGTTTGCTCGGTACCAGCTGAAGAGTCCGATTCCACCCCTACATTGAGTGTGTAAACAGAGGGTGGACGCACAAAAAGGCTCCGCCTTATGGGGTCCTGGGCCCAAGAAAGTCGCCCTGGCAATGGGAGCTTCATTTGCCGTAGAATCTGTGTGTTGGTGGGAAGGTCGGTAATCAGCTGGTTGATGCCCAGAGTGGTGGTGTGTCGGCACAGTGGGCAGTGGAGCTGGTTCCTGACTTGGCCAGCAGTGCTCAGGTGTGCCAGGCACTCCATGCAGAAAGAATGGTGGCACTCCAACAATTTGGGCGTGCGAAACGTATTGTTGTAAGGATTCCAGCACACGGGGCAGTCATACTCTGCATCCACTTTTGATCTGTCGGCCATTTTTCTCCTCTAGAACCGTGCGCTGTAAGACACATCACAGTAACGGTTAAATTATAGAAATAACCATTTTTAACCATTGGAATGCTATCTAGTTTTACTCCTGCGATTATGATTTTTGccataaaatgtgcagtttgtcAGTTCTAAGCAATTCACCGTTTAGTGAAAGAACCGGATTATGTGTCTAGAATGGTAGATGGATTTTATTTGCCCAAGCACAATAATTACCATTTTAAAGCCTAGCGTTTCATTCGCCTTACCCATCATTAAAATGCCGGAACTCTTGTGATGCGATGGGCTTTGAGGAACCTTGGAAAGTGCACCGCCCCACACTGGTATTTGCACAAGTTGTGAATTGCGTTGTATCTTTAATACAATAATCGAACAAAGGAGGTTTTTATCCAGAGCAATTAttgggcaaagttctaaaagtgggtgTTATTTGGGCTAAAGTTAGCAGGTGAGCTCACACTTCATGGCTCTGGAGCACTAAAAGccacatttgtttaaaaatgcagAATTCTTCAACATTCTCAATAAAAtgattttgaataaaaaaaattttttttaaaaagcacaatTTTGCTTTGTATGTTTTTTCTAGATGTATTAGTTCATGGAGCCTGCCGAGGCATAAGGGGAGTTTGAGTCCTTTACTATATATGTGACCCGGTATAATTTTGTTTTAAGGTTAGGTTTCCTTTCGCCTCTGCCCATTAACCCCCAGTGTTTATTATATTGTTAGCATTTTAAGGTCAATGGACGAGATCTTTACAACAACATGAATATGCACATTTCTTTACTGAGCACAATTTATCCGAACTCGTGCTTTACATGGTGCAATAAACGTCAGAAAATCTGGGTCAAAGGTCACATTTGTCGTATCAGTAAAATATGTTCCACGTCCAATGTGGGGTTAATACGGAGTGTGTCGTTTATATAATACTCTGAATTCATGCTGTGATTTGGTGACACAATGTGATTTGTAGAAGCCGTTACAGTTTAGGGTTGGACACAACAGGGTAAAGAAGGGGCTTCGGTCAATATACTGTATATGGAAGGGGCTTCGGTCAATATACTGTATATGGAAGGGGCTTCGGTCAATATACTGTATATGGAAGGGGCTTCGGTCAATATACTGTATATGGAAGGGGCTTCGGTCAATATACTGTATATGGAAGGGGCTTCGGTCAATATACTGTATATGGAAGGGGCTTCGGTCAATATACTGTATATGGAAGGGGCCGTAAAATGTACCCTTGGCTGAAACCCTTATCTTTTTGCCACCTACAACGCCTCTGGTCCAAGTGGTGAAATCTTTGGCTTTTCCCCTTCCCACTGGAGAATTCGGTGCTTGTAGTGTTAAAAGTAGAGGGGCAGAGAGGTCGGCGATAGACCCAGCGTTGAGTGTCAGCTCAGAGACCGAACCTGGCGTCAGGCTTAATGGGACATTTTATAACCATAGAAAACAATCCATTGTTTTCCGGAATAGTAAAAAAGAGCGATAGTCAAATAGTTTTAAATTCGGGGTGTGCTTGTGGGGGTCATTCAATTAATCGGAAATGGTGAGAAATTGGACACATTCACACTCTCAAACAGTTTGGCAAAATAATGTcggggttttattttttttttactaaaactgtAACTTTTACGCCCAAATAACAGAATTTAAACatttctctttatttatattCAGATCCCCCCAAAGACGTTCTTGTGAGTTAGAATTTTTTCACACTAATTGGCGCCTTGTACTTCGTGTACAGAATCTGACGGAAttcttgaaatatatatatatatattttctgtcgaTTTCTATGATTATTCTATAAGGTGTCACTTACCTGCTCCTGGAGTAAGGCCGGACGGTCTGTTTCGGTGGTGAAAATCAAGCCATAAAATTAGGGTATCAGGAGGACAAGACAAAGCCAGCACGTTTGACAGGAGTTGAGACTGCAGGACCGGCAACTGAAAGACTTGTCAAACACAGGAGGGAAGAAAGGAATGACTCAGTGATAGGAGAGGGGACAAAGCGGTGACAAATTGCAAATTCCTTCCAAACAGGGGACAAGAATAGAGACCCCTGAATCAGCCCGTGGACTGACTGCCGTCTCTAATCCTGTCTCCCAACAGTGCACGTTCTACCTGCAGCAGGTGAGCAGgtgtaagaggagggggagggggatggggatGGGGAGGGCGGAGGAGAACCTCTGTGCAGAACTTTCACTCTCCCAGCTGAATTTCCAAGCGGGGACACATTGTATAATGTGAATGTCAGAAACTGTCATTATTTacctttagaaaaagggggattTGGGGGAATAGATGAGAAAACTGCAAAATGAGTCAAAAATAGTCaggttagaaaaaacaaaaaccctgaTAAGCTCAACTATTCAGTCCAAACCCAACATTTGGTAAGTGGGCACCCCAATACATCTTCTGATACCTTGTGTCCATACTGGTTTGCATGTGGTCATTCGCCCATTGGGAGAATACGATCAGGATTATAATCC
This DNA window, taken from Pelobates fuscus isolate aPelFus1 chromosome 9, aPelFus1.pri, whole genome shotgun sequence, encodes the following:
- the RNF183 gene encoding E3 ubiquitin-protein ligase RNF183; the encoded protein is MADRSKVDAEYDCPVCWNPYNNTFRTPKLLECHHSFCMECLAHLSTAGQVRNQLHCPLCRHTTTLGINQLITDLPTNTQILRQMKLPLPGRLSWAQDPIRRSLFVRPPSVYTLNVGVESDSSAGTEQTQVQTPLPTIPSEGTYRQCLHNPQFRIFLYLMTTMLVVSLLLIFSIFWTRKFLWGPG